The following proteins are encoded in a genomic region of Brachionichthys hirsutus isolate HB-005 chromosome 14, CSIRO-AGI_Bhir_v1, whole genome shotgun sequence:
- the si:ch211-196f5.2 gene encoding uncharacterized protein si:ch211-196f5.2, whose translation MEGGVEQAGSVRDGPGSMDSSGPHCKVVRVELGWELPMSVTLPLQTHPDPAQQSFPFLHETLAGLDIQESEVKERVVWVDTKKTRVKNRAGKLKEKESTILEVRVKAQRPGEKRLQEVMYSAESHTDRSCCRTGMNILPWRHSTGLESVCVTSHPRSF comes from the exons ATGGAGGGGGGCGTGGAGCAGGCCGGCAGCGTACGGGACGGCCCAGGAAGCATGGACTCCTCCGGACCACACTGCAAGGTAGTGAGAGTGGAGCTGGGGTGGGAGCTCCCCATGTCGGTCACCCTGCCCCTCCAGACGCATCCCGACCCGGCCCAGCAGTCATTCCCCTTCCTCCACGAGACACTTGCCGGCCTGGACATCCAAGA GTCTGAGGTGAAGGAGAGGGTGGTCTGGGTCGACACCAAGAAGACCCGGGTTAAGAACCGGGCAGggaagctgaaggagaaggagagcacCATACTAGAG GTGCGAGTGAAAGCCCAGAGGCCCGGGGAGAAACGGCTCCAGGAGGTGATGTACAGCGCCGAGTCGCACACGGACCGCTCCTGCTGCCGCACAGGAATGAACATCCTGCCCTGGAGACACTCCACAGGTCTGGAATCAGTTTGCGTAACTTCCCACCCGAGAAGCTTTTAA